In a genomic window of Glycine max cultivar Williams 82 chromosome 13, Glycine_max_v4.0, whole genome shotgun sequence:
- the LOC547764 gene encoding centromere protein C isoform X4, whose amino-acid sequence MEKEGDALVDPLSNYWGLSLFPQPSFPPSKPYNSDQDLHTIHTHLRSMALRSPAKLVHQAKSIVDGNPQLFNSENSNHPTSQKTNDAEGEFRRNPRPGLGLKRPRFSMKPTKKPSVESLLPTLDLDSLKDPAEFFLAHERLENAKREIQKQLGGASFESDQDNVAARPRQRRPGLLGNNQLPIKYKHRYPKETSDDVLSSQETLGSQSLAPVTENTDKGEASMASSEKEVIDSSGTKGIELDELLDGLLHCDSEDLEGDGAITLLQERLQIKPIALEKFSVPDFPDKQMVDLKSLQGNKSKPRKALSDIDNLLKGMSMNMNKKTPLKKAVQCPVQQLASPTPPRSPFASLSLLQKHISQSKQSMDPFSAHEIDHLSSKNYSPTHMVNPELNLVRSANPSNELNAHMIEDAIAVGKASTVLDTDRNDTNSSEIPKEEKSGKSSNKLNAPSIQDIIAVGGTSLAEDTVRNGTSTSRKSMVDNSREPRFDVNILSNEPHGDMDVDVGGSGMGDNKDRSNIEAHTIEGDIAVSNTSTVLDTDINGTHTSEVSKEDNSGKSSNNLNVSLIEDIIAVYGTSLAEDTTRNCTSTFKKSMVDNSREPRFDVTLDSNEPHVNMDVDVGVSAVGDRVMDDTKDRSNIEAENMQTFTASIPTDGMNLNVLNPLADQPNPAGYEANSVDKRARRSDDDPEHCLQEKTDGSMVPVNGQKRVKSLVQKVSKNKKLSNRHSLAAAGTSWTSGLRRSTRIRTRPLEYWKGERLVYGRVHKSLATVIGVKCISPGSDGKPIMKVKSYVSDKHKELFELASLY is encoded by the exons ATGGAGAAAGAAGGTGATGCATTAGTGGATCCTCTCTCCAACTATTGGGGACTTTCCCTCTTTCCTCAACCATCTTTCCCACCCTCCAAACCCTACAACTCAGACCAAGATCTTCACACCATCCACACTCACCTCAGATCCATG GCCTTGCGGAGTCCCGCCAAACTGGTGCACCAGGCCAAGTCCATAGTAGATGGTAATCCTCAACTGTTCAACTCTGAAAATTCGAACCATCCAACATCTCAGAAGACAAATGATGCTGAAGGGGAATTTCGTCGAAACCCGAGACCAGGGTTAGGGCTTAAACGTCCACGCTTCTCTATGAAGCCAACTAAGAA GCCATCTGTTGAGAGTTTGCTACCAACTCTGGACCTTGATAGCCTCAAGGATCCGGCGGAATTCTTCTTGGCTCATGAACGGTTGGAAA ATGCAAAAAGAGAAATACAGAAGCAGCTGGGTGGTGCCTCATTTGAGTCAGATCAGGATAATGTGGCCGCTAGACCACGACAACGTCGACCGGGGCTTTTGGGGAATAATCAATT GCCAATCAAGTACAAGCATCGGTATCCAAAAGAAACCTCTGATGATGTTCTGTCCTCTCAAGAGACATTAGGGTCTCAGAGTCTTGCTCCTGTGACCGAGAACACTGACAAAGGAGAGGCTAGTATGGCAtcatcagaaaaagaagtaatag ATTCATCTGGTACGAAAGGGATTGAGCTTGATGAATTGTTGGATGGATTGCTTCATTGTGATTCTGAAGATCTAGAGGGGGATGGGGCAATTACTCTTTTGCAGGAGAGGTTACAGATCAAACCCATTGCTTTAGAGAAATTTTCTGTTCCAGACTTCCCAGATAAGCAAATGGTTGATCTGAAATCTCTGCAAGGGAACAAGTCAAAGCCAAGGAAGGCTTTATCCGATATTGATAATTTGTTGAAAGGAATGAGTATGAATATGAATAAGAAGACACCTCTTAAAAAGGCTGTACAGTGCCCTGTACAGCAATTAGCTTCACCCACCCCTCCAAGAAGTCCATTTGCTTCGTTGTCGTTGTTGCAGAAGCACATTTCACAGTCAAAACAATCAATGGATCCTTTTTCAGCTCATGAAATTGATCACTTATCTAGCAAAAACTATTCCCCAACTCATATGGTAAATCCAGAACTCAATCTTGTTAGATCTGCGAACCCGTCAAATGAATTGAATGCACACATGATTGAAGATGCTATTGCTGTTGGTAAGGCAAGTACAGTTTTGGACACAGACAGAAATGACACCAATTCTTCTGAAATTCCCAAGGAAGAAAAATCTGGGAAGTCATCAAATAAACTGAATGCGCCCTCAATTCAAGATATAATTGCAGTAGGTGGGACTAGTTTGGCTGAGGACACAGTCAGAAATGGCACCAGTACTTCTAGAAAGTCCATGGTGGATAATTCAAGGGAACCTAGGTTTGATGTTAATATTCTCTCAAATGAACCTCATGGTGACATGGATGTAGATGTTGGAGGCAGTGGTATGGGTGACAACAAGGACAGGTCTAATATTGAGGCACACACAATTGAAGGTGACATTGCCGTTAGTAACACAAGTACAGTTTTGGACACAGACATAAATGGCACCCACACTTCTGAAGTTTCCAAGGAAGATAATTCTGGGAAGTCATCAAATAATCTGAATGTGTCCTTGATTGAAGATATAATTGCAGTTTATGGGACAAGTTTGGCAGAGGACACAACCAGAAATTGTACCAgtacttttaaaaaatccatGGTGGATAATTCGAGGGAACCCAGGTTTGATGTTACTCTTGACTCAAATGAACCTCATGTCAACATGGATGTAGATGTTGGAGTCAGTGCTGTGGGTGATAGGGTTATGGATGACACCAAGGACAGGTCAAATATCGAG GCAGAAAATATGCAGACATTTACAGCTTCTATCCCAACAGATGGCATGAATCTCAACGTACTGAATCCTCTAG CTGATCAACCAAATCCTGCTGGATATGAAGCTAATTCTGTGGATAAACGTGCCAGAAGATCAGATGATGATCCAGAACATTGTTTACAG GAAAAGACAGATGGTTCTATGGTGCCTGTTAATGGACAAAAGAGAGTTAAGTCACTTGTGCAAAAAGTGTCCAAGAATAAAAAACTTTCGAATAGACACAGCCTTGCAG CTGCTGGTACATCATGGACTTCTGGATTAAGGAGAAGCACCAGGATCAGGACAAGGCCATTGGAATACTGGAAAGGGGAAAGACTGGTGTATGGCCGTGTACACAAAA GTTTGGCTACTGTCATTGGGGTCAAGTGTATTTCACCAGGAAGTGATGGAAAACCGATTATGAAGGTGAAATCTTATGTATCAGATAAACACAAAGAGCTTTTCGAGTTGGCATCTCTATATTGA
- the LOC547764 gene encoding centromere protein C isoform X3, whose product MEKEGDALVDPLSNYWGLSLFPQPSFPPSKPYNSDQDLHTIHTHLRSMALRSPAKLVHQAKSIVDGNPQLFNSENSNHPTSQKTNDAEGEFRRNPRPGLGLKRPRFSMKPTKKPSVESLLPTLDLDSLKDPAEFFLAHERLENAKREIQKQLGGASFESDQDNVAARPRQRRPGLLGNNQLPIKYKHRYPKETSDDVLSSQETLGSQSLAPVTENTDKGEASMASSEKEVIDSSGTKGIELDELLDGLLHCDSEDLEGDGAITLLQERLQIKPIALEKFSVPDFPDKQMVDLKSLQGNKSKPRKALSDIDNLLKGMSMNMNKKTPLKKAVQCPVQQLASPTPPRSPFASLSLLQKHISQSKQSMDPFSAHEIDHLSSKNYSPTHMVNPELNLVRSANPSNELNAHMIEDAIAVGKASTVLDTDRNDTNSSEIPKEEKSGKSSNKLNAPSIQDIIAVGGTSLAEDTVRNGTSTSRKSMVDNSREPRFDVNILSNEPHGDMDVDVGGSGMGDNKDRSNIEAHTIEGDIAVSNTSTVLDTDINGTHTSEVSKEDNSGKSSNNLNVSLIEDIIAVYGTSLAEDTTRNCTSTFKKSMVDNSREPRFDVTLDSNEPHVNMDVDVGVSAVGDRVMDDTKDRSNIEMQAENMQTFTASIPTDGMNLNVLNPLADQPNPAGYEANSVDKRARRSDDDPEHCLQEKTDGSMVPVNGQKRVKSLVQKVSKNKKLSNRHSLAAAGTSWTSGLRRSTRIRTRPLEYWKGERLVYGRVHKSLATVIGVKCISPGSDGKPIMKVKSYVSDKHKELFELASLY is encoded by the exons ATGGAGAAAGAAGGTGATGCATTAGTGGATCCTCTCTCCAACTATTGGGGACTTTCCCTCTTTCCTCAACCATCTTTCCCACCCTCCAAACCCTACAACTCAGACCAAGATCTTCACACCATCCACACTCACCTCAGATCCATG GCCTTGCGGAGTCCCGCCAAACTGGTGCACCAGGCCAAGTCCATAGTAGATGGTAATCCTCAACTGTTCAACTCTGAAAATTCGAACCATCCAACATCTCAGAAGACAAATGATGCTGAAGGGGAATTTCGTCGAAACCCGAGACCAGGGTTAGGGCTTAAACGTCCACGCTTCTCTATGAAGCCAACTAAGAA GCCATCTGTTGAGAGTTTGCTACCAACTCTGGACCTTGATAGCCTCAAGGATCCGGCGGAATTCTTCTTGGCTCATGAACGGTTGGAAA ATGCAAAAAGAGAAATACAGAAGCAGCTGGGTGGTGCCTCATTTGAGTCAGATCAGGATAATGTGGCCGCTAGACCACGACAACGTCGACCGGGGCTTTTGGGGAATAATCAATT GCCAATCAAGTACAAGCATCGGTATCCAAAAGAAACCTCTGATGATGTTCTGTCCTCTCAAGAGACATTAGGGTCTCAGAGTCTTGCTCCTGTGACCGAGAACACTGACAAAGGAGAGGCTAGTATGGCAtcatcagaaaaagaagtaatag ATTCATCTGGTACGAAAGGGATTGAGCTTGATGAATTGTTGGATGGATTGCTTCATTGTGATTCTGAAGATCTAGAGGGGGATGGGGCAATTACTCTTTTGCAGGAGAGGTTACAGATCAAACCCATTGCTTTAGAGAAATTTTCTGTTCCAGACTTCCCAGATAAGCAAATGGTTGATCTGAAATCTCTGCAAGGGAACAAGTCAAAGCCAAGGAAGGCTTTATCCGATATTGATAATTTGTTGAAAGGAATGAGTATGAATATGAATAAGAAGACACCTCTTAAAAAGGCTGTACAGTGCCCTGTACAGCAATTAGCTTCACCCACCCCTCCAAGAAGTCCATTTGCTTCGTTGTCGTTGTTGCAGAAGCACATTTCACAGTCAAAACAATCAATGGATCCTTTTTCAGCTCATGAAATTGATCACTTATCTAGCAAAAACTATTCCCCAACTCATATGGTAAATCCAGAACTCAATCTTGTTAGATCTGCGAACCCGTCAAATGAATTGAATGCACACATGATTGAAGATGCTATTGCTGTTGGTAAGGCAAGTACAGTTTTGGACACAGACAGAAATGACACCAATTCTTCTGAAATTCCCAAGGAAGAAAAATCTGGGAAGTCATCAAATAAACTGAATGCGCCCTCAATTCAAGATATAATTGCAGTAGGTGGGACTAGTTTGGCTGAGGACACAGTCAGAAATGGCACCAGTACTTCTAGAAAGTCCATGGTGGATAATTCAAGGGAACCTAGGTTTGATGTTAATATTCTCTCAAATGAACCTCATGGTGACATGGATGTAGATGTTGGAGGCAGTGGTATGGGTGACAACAAGGACAGGTCTAATATTGAGGCACACACAATTGAAGGTGACATTGCCGTTAGTAACACAAGTACAGTTTTGGACACAGACATAAATGGCACCCACACTTCTGAAGTTTCCAAGGAAGATAATTCTGGGAAGTCATCAAATAATCTGAATGTGTCCTTGATTGAAGATATAATTGCAGTTTATGGGACAAGTTTGGCAGAGGACACAACCAGAAATTGTACCAgtacttttaaaaaatccatGGTGGATAATTCGAGGGAACCCAGGTTTGATGTTACTCTTGACTCAAATGAACCTCATGTCAACATGGATGTAGATGTTGGAGTCAGTGCTGTGGGTGATAGGGTTATGGATGACACCAAGGACAGGTCAAATATCGAG ATGCAGGCAGAAAATATGCAGACATTTACAGCTTCTATCCCAACAGATGGCATGAATCTCAACGTACTGAATCCTCTAG CTGATCAACCAAATCCTGCTGGATATGAAGCTAATTCTGTGGATAAACGTGCCAGAAGATCAGATGATGATCCAGAACATTGTTTACAG GAAAAGACAGATGGTTCTATGGTGCCTGTTAATGGACAAAAGAGAGTTAAGTCACTTGTGCAAAAAGTGTCCAAGAATAAAAAACTTTCGAATAGACACAGCCTTGCAG CTGCTGGTACATCATGGACTTCTGGATTAAGGAGAAGCACCAGGATCAGGACAAGGCCATTGGAATACTGGAAAGGGGAAAGACTGGTGTATGGCCGTGTACACAAAA GTTTGGCTACTGTCATTGGGGTCAAGTGTATTTCACCAGGAAGTGATGGAAAACCGATTATGAAGGTGAAATCTTATGTATCAGATAAACACAAAGAGCTTTTCGAGTTGGCATCTCTATATTGA
- the LOC547764 gene encoding centromere protein C isoform X1: MEKEGDALVDPLSNYWGLSLFPQPSFPPSKPYNSDQDLHTIHTHLRSMALRSPAKLVHQAKSIVDGNPQLFNSENSNHPTSQKTNDAEGEFRRNPRPGLGLKRPRFSMKPTKKPSVESLLPTLDLDSLKDPAEFFLAHERLENAKREIQKQLGGASFESDQDNVAARPRQRRPGLLGNNQLPIKYKHRYPKETSDDVLSSQETLGSQSLAPVTENTDKGEASMASSEKEVIDSSGTKGIELDELLDGLLHCDSEDLEGDGAITLLQERLQIKPIALEKFSVPDFPDKQMVDLKSLQGNKSKPRKALSDIDNLLKGMSMNMNKKTPLKKAVQCPVQQLASPTPPRSPFASLSLLQKHISQSKQSMDPFSAHEIDHLSSKNYSPTHMVNPELNLVRSANPSNELNAHMIEDAIAVGKASTVLDTDRNDTNSSEIPKEEKSGKSSNKLNAPSIQDIIAVGGTSLAEDTVRNGTSTSRKSMVDNSREPRFDVNILSNEPHGDMDVDVGGSGMGDNKDRSNIEAHTIEGDIAVSNTSTVLDTDINGTHTSEVSKEDNSGKSSNNLNVSLIEDIIAVYGTSLAEDTTRNCTSTFKKSMVDNSREPRFDVTLDSNEPHVNMDVDVGVSAVGDRVMDDTKDRSNIEVNASCQSEDKMQAENMQTFTASIPTDGMNLNVLNPLADQPNPAGYEANSVDKRARRSDDDPEHCLQEKTDGSMVPVNGQKRVKSLVQKVSKNKKLSNRHSLAAAGTSWTSGLRRSTRIRTRPLEYWKGERLVYGRVHKSLATVIGVKCISPGSDGKPIMKVKSYVSDKHKELFELASLY, encoded by the exons ATGGAGAAAGAAGGTGATGCATTAGTGGATCCTCTCTCCAACTATTGGGGACTTTCCCTCTTTCCTCAACCATCTTTCCCACCCTCCAAACCCTACAACTCAGACCAAGATCTTCACACCATCCACACTCACCTCAGATCCATG GCCTTGCGGAGTCCCGCCAAACTGGTGCACCAGGCCAAGTCCATAGTAGATGGTAATCCTCAACTGTTCAACTCTGAAAATTCGAACCATCCAACATCTCAGAAGACAAATGATGCTGAAGGGGAATTTCGTCGAAACCCGAGACCAGGGTTAGGGCTTAAACGTCCACGCTTCTCTATGAAGCCAACTAAGAA GCCATCTGTTGAGAGTTTGCTACCAACTCTGGACCTTGATAGCCTCAAGGATCCGGCGGAATTCTTCTTGGCTCATGAACGGTTGGAAA ATGCAAAAAGAGAAATACAGAAGCAGCTGGGTGGTGCCTCATTTGAGTCAGATCAGGATAATGTGGCCGCTAGACCACGACAACGTCGACCGGGGCTTTTGGGGAATAATCAATT GCCAATCAAGTACAAGCATCGGTATCCAAAAGAAACCTCTGATGATGTTCTGTCCTCTCAAGAGACATTAGGGTCTCAGAGTCTTGCTCCTGTGACCGAGAACACTGACAAAGGAGAGGCTAGTATGGCAtcatcagaaaaagaagtaatag ATTCATCTGGTACGAAAGGGATTGAGCTTGATGAATTGTTGGATGGATTGCTTCATTGTGATTCTGAAGATCTAGAGGGGGATGGGGCAATTACTCTTTTGCAGGAGAGGTTACAGATCAAACCCATTGCTTTAGAGAAATTTTCTGTTCCAGACTTCCCAGATAAGCAAATGGTTGATCTGAAATCTCTGCAAGGGAACAAGTCAAAGCCAAGGAAGGCTTTATCCGATATTGATAATTTGTTGAAAGGAATGAGTATGAATATGAATAAGAAGACACCTCTTAAAAAGGCTGTACAGTGCCCTGTACAGCAATTAGCTTCACCCACCCCTCCAAGAAGTCCATTTGCTTCGTTGTCGTTGTTGCAGAAGCACATTTCACAGTCAAAACAATCAATGGATCCTTTTTCAGCTCATGAAATTGATCACTTATCTAGCAAAAACTATTCCCCAACTCATATGGTAAATCCAGAACTCAATCTTGTTAGATCTGCGAACCCGTCAAATGAATTGAATGCACACATGATTGAAGATGCTATTGCTGTTGGTAAGGCAAGTACAGTTTTGGACACAGACAGAAATGACACCAATTCTTCTGAAATTCCCAAGGAAGAAAAATCTGGGAAGTCATCAAATAAACTGAATGCGCCCTCAATTCAAGATATAATTGCAGTAGGTGGGACTAGTTTGGCTGAGGACACAGTCAGAAATGGCACCAGTACTTCTAGAAAGTCCATGGTGGATAATTCAAGGGAACCTAGGTTTGATGTTAATATTCTCTCAAATGAACCTCATGGTGACATGGATGTAGATGTTGGAGGCAGTGGTATGGGTGACAACAAGGACAGGTCTAATATTGAGGCACACACAATTGAAGGTGACATTGCCGTTAGTAACACAAGTACAGTTTTGGACACAGACATAAATGGCACCCACACTTCTGAAGTTTCCAAGGAAGATAATTCTGGGAAGTCATCAAATAATCTGAATGTGTCCTTGATTGAAGATATAATTGCAGTTTATGGGACAAGTTTGGCAGAGGACACAACCAGAAATTGTACCAgtacttttaaaaaatccatGGTGGATAATTCGAGGGAACCCAGGTTTGATGTTACTCTTGACTCAAATGAACCTCATGTCAACATGGATGTAGATGTTGGAGTCAGTGCTGTGGGTGATAGGGTTATGGATGACACCAAGGACAGGTCAAATATCGAGGTGAATGCATCCTGTCAATCTGAGGACAAA ATGCAGGCAGAAAATATGCAGACATTTACAGCTTCTATCCCAACAGATGGCATGAATCTCAACGTACTGAATCCTCTAG CTGATCAACCAAATCCTGCTGGATATGAAGCTAATTCTGTGGATAAACGTGCCAGAAGATCAGATGATGATCCAGAACATTGTTTACAG GAAAAGACAGATGGTTCTATGGTGCCTGTTAATGGACAAAAGAGAGTTAAGTCACTTGTGCAAAAAGTGTCCAAGAATAAAAAACTTTCGAATAGACACAGCCTTGCAG CTGCTGGTACATCATGGACTTCTGGATTAAGGAGAAGCACCAGGATCAGGACAAGGCCATTGGAATACTGGAAAGGGGAAAGACTGGTGTATGGCCGTGTACACAAAA GTTTGGCTACTGTCATTGGGGTCAAGTGTATTTCACCAGGAAGTGATGGAAAACCGATTATGAAGGTGAAATCTTATGTATCAGATAAACACAAAGAGCTTTTCGAGTTGGCATCTCTATATTGA
- the LOC547764 gene encoding centromere protein C isoform X2: MEKEGDALVDPLSNYWGLSLFPQPSFPPSKPYNSDQDLHTIHTHLRSMALRSPAKLVHQAKSIVDGNPQLFNSENSNHPTSQKTNDAEGEFRRNPRPGLGLKRPRFSMKPTKKPSVESLLPTLDLDSLKDPAEFFLAHERLENAKREIQKQLGGASFESDQDNVAARPRQRRPGLLGNNQLPIKYKHRYPKETSDDVLSSQETLGSQSLAPVTENTDKGEASMASSEKEVIDSSGTKGIELDELLDGLLHCDSEDLEGDGAITLLQERLQIKPIALEKFSVPDFPDKQMVDLKSLQGNKSKPRKALSDIDNLLKGMSMNMNKKTPLKKAVQCPVQQLASPTPPRSPFASLSLLQKHISQSKQSMDPFSAHEIDHLSSKNYSPTHMVNPELNLVRSANPSNELNAHMIEDAIAVGKASTVLDTDRNDTNSSEIPKEEKSGKSSNKLNAPSIQDIIAVGGTSLAEDTVRNGTSTSRKSMVDNSREPRFDVNILSNEPHGDMDVDVGGSGMGDNKDRSNIEAHTIEGDIAVSNTSTVLDTDINGTHTSEVSKEDNSGKSSNNLNVSLIEDIIAVYGTSLAEDTTRNCTSTFKKSMVDNSREPRFDVTLDSNEPHVNMDVDVGVSAVGDRVMDDTKDRSNIEVNASCQSEDKAENMQTFTASIPTDGMNLNVLNPLADQPNPAGYEANSVDKRARRSDDDPEHCLQEKTDGSMVPVNGQKRVKSLVQKVSKNKKLSNRHSLAAAGTSWTSGLRRSTRIRTRPLEYWKGERLVYGRVHKSLATVIGVKCISPGSDGKPIMKVKSYVSDKHKELFELASLY; the protein is encoded by the exons ATGGAGAAAGAAGGTGATGCATTAGTGGATCCTCTCTCCAACTATTGGGGACTTTCCCTCTTTCCTCAACCATCTTTCCCACCCTCCAAACCCTACAACTCAGACCAAGATCTTCACACCATCCACACTCACCTCAGATCCATG GCCTTGCGGAGTCCCGCCAAACTGGTGCACCAGGCCAAGTCCATAGTAGATGGTAATCCTCAACTGTTCAACTCTGAAAATTCGAACCATCCAACATCTCAGAAGACAAATGATGCTGAAGGGGAATTTCGTCGAAACCCGAGACCAGGGTTAGGGCTTAAACGTCCACGCTTCTCTATGAAGCCAACTAAGAA GCCATCTGTTGAGAGTTTGCTACCAACTCTGGACCTTGATAGCCTCAAGGATCCGGCGGAATTCTTCTTGGCTCATGAACGGTTGGAAA ATGCAAAAAGAGAAATACAGAAGCAGCTGGGTGGTGCCTCATTTGAGTCAGATCAGGATAATGTGGCCGCTAGACCACGACAACGTCGACCGGGGCTTTTGGGGAATAATCAATT GCCAATCAAGTACAAGCATCGGTATCCAAAAGAAACCTCTGATGATGTTCTGTCCTCTCAAGAGACATTAGGGTCTCAGAGTCTTGCTCCTGTGACCGAGAACACTGACAAAGGAGAGGCTAGTATGGCAtcatcagaaaaagaagtaatag ATTCATCTGGTACGAAAGGGATTGAGCTTGATGAATTGTTGGATGGATTGCTTCATTGTGATTCTGAAGATCTAGAGGGGGATGGGGCAATTACTCTTTTGCAGGAGAGGTTACAGATCAAACCCATTGCTTTAGAGAAATTTTCTGTTCCAGACTTCCCAGATAAGCAAATGGTTGATCTGAAATCTCTGCAAGGGAACAAGTCAAAGCCAAGGAAGGCTTTATCCGATATTGATAATTTGTTGAAAGGAATGAGTATGAATATGAATAAGAAGACACCTCTTAAAAAGGCTGTACAGTGCCCTGTACAGCAATTAGCTTCACCCACCCCTCCAAGAAGTCCATTTGCTTCGTTGTCGTTGTTGCAGAAGCACATTTCACAGTCAAAACAATCAATGGATCCTTTTTCAGCTCATGAAATTGATCACTTATCTAGCAAAAACTATTCCCCAACTCATATGGTAAATCCAGAACTCAATCTTGTTAGATCTGCGAACCCGTCAAATGAATTGAATGCACACATGATTGAAGATGCTATTGCTGTTGGTAAGGCAAGTACAGTTTTGGACACAGACAGAAATGACACCAATTCTTCTGAAATTCCCAAGGAAGAAAAATCTGGGAAGTCATCAAATAAACTGAATGCGCCCTCAATTCAAGATATAATTGCAGTAGGTGGGACTAGTTTGGCTGAGGACACAGTCAGAAATGGCACCAGTACTTCTAGAAAGTCCATGGTGGATAATTCAAGGGAACCTAGGTTTGATGTTAATATTCTCTCAAATGAACCTCATGGTGACATGGATGTAGATGTTGGAGGCAGTGGTATGGGTGACAACAAGGACAGGTCTAATATTGAGGCACACACAATTGAAGGTGACATTGCCGTTAGTAACACAAGTACAGTTTTGGACACAGACATAAATGGCACCCACACTTCTGAAGTTTCCAAGGAAGATAATTCTGGGAAGTCATCAAATAATCTGAATGTGTCCTTGATTGAAGATATAATTGCAGTTTATGGGACAAGTTTGGCAGAGGACACAACCAGAAATTGTACCAgtacttttaaaaaatccatGGTGGATAATTCGAGGGAACCCAGGTTTGATGTTACTCTTGACTCAAATGAACCTCATGTCAACATGGATGTAGATGTTGGAGTCAGTGCTGTGGGTGATAGGGTTATGGATGACACCAAGGACAGGTCAAATATCGAGGTGAATGCATCCTGTCAATCTGAGGACAAA GCAGAAAATATGCAGACATTTACAGCTTCTATCCCAACAGATGGCATGAATCTCAACGTACTGAATCCTCTAG CTGATCAACCAAATCCTGCTGGATATGAAGCTAATTCTGTGGATAAACGTGCCAGAAGATCAGATGATGATCCAGAACATTGTTTACAG GAAAAGACAGATGGTTCTATGGTGCCTGTTAATGGACAAAAGAGAGTTAAGTCACTTGTGCAAAAAGTGTCCAAGAATAAAAAACTTTCGAATAGACACAGCCTTGCAG CTGCTGGTACATCATGGACTTCTGGATTAAGGAGAAGCACCAGGATCAGGACAAGGCCATTGGAATACTGGAAAGGGGAAAGACTGGTGTATGGCCGTGTACACAAAA GTTTGGCTACTGTCATTGGGGTCAAGTGTATTTCACCAGGAAGTGATGGAAAACCGATTATGAAGGTGAAATCTTATGTATCAGATAAACACAAAGAGCTTTTCGAGTTGGCATCTCTATATTGA